A segment of the Geoalkalibacter sp. genome:
AGGGATGAAAATTCTGGTTACCGGCGCCGACGGCTTCATCGGCTCGCATCTGACCGAGCGACTTGTGCAATCCGGCGCCAAAGTGAAGGCCTTGAGCTACTACAATTCCTTCAATTCCTGGGGATGGCTTGAGGATTTGACCTGCCTGAAGGAAATCGAGGTCGTCAGCGGCGATGTGCGCGACCCGCACTTCTGCAAGCACTTGACGAAAGATGTCGATCTTGTTTTCCATCTGGCCGCGCTCATTGCCATTCCCTATTCCTATGTCGCTCCCGACAGCTATGTCGATACCAACATCCGCGGCACCTTGAACATCTGTCAGGCGGCTCTCGACAACGGTTGTCGGCGGGTCATCCACACCTCGACCAGCGAGGTCTACGGCACGGCGCGGTATGTCCCCATCGACGAGAATCATCCCTTGCAGCCGCAATCTCCGTACAGCGCCAGCAAAATCGGCGCGGACGCCCTGGCCATGAGCTTCTACAATGCCTTTGGCCTGCCGCTGACCATCGCCAGGCCGTTCAACACCTACGGGCCGCGCCAATCCGCGCGGGCCGTGATTCCGACCATCATCACCCAGATCGCTTCCGGCCAGCAAACCATCAAGCTCGGCGATGTGACGCCAACCCGGGATTTCAACTACGTGGCCGACACCTGCGAAGGGTTCATCGCCCTGGCCCAATGCGATGCCGCCATCGGCAAAACCGTCAACATCGGCTCCAACTTTGAAATCTCCATCGGCGATACGCTGAATCTGATCCGCGAGATCATGGGTAGCGATGTTGAGTTTCTCACGGAGGAACAACGACTGCGTCCGGAACAATCGGAGGTGTTT
Coding sequences within it:
- a CDS encoding NAD-dependent 4,6-dehydratase LegB, translating into MKILVTGADGFIGSHLTERLVQSGAKVKALSYYNSFNSWGWLEDLTCLKEIEVVSGDVRDPHFCKHLTKDVDLVFHLAALIAIPYSYVAPDSYVDTNIRGTLNICQAALDNGCRRVIHTSTSEVYGTARYVPIDENHPLQPQSPYSASKIGADALAMSFYNAFGLPLTIARPFNTYGPRQSARAVIPTIITQIASGQQTIKLGDVTPTRDFNYVADTCEGFIALAQCDAAIGKTVNIGSNFEISIGDTLNLIREIMGSDVEFLTEEQRLRPEQSEVFRLWCDNALIHELTGFAPAHTLREGLAKTIDWFLRPENLSRYKSHLYNV